In one Thermovirga sp. genomic region, the following are encoded:
- a CDS encoding (2Fe-2S)-binding protein → YRLTPQRRQPRGFFCAIGKCSSCFLVVDGVPNVRSCITPLKAGMRIETQRDKGIVALDAE, encoded by the coding sequence TTTACAGGTTGACCCCTCAGAGGCGGCAGCCAAGGGGTTTCTTCTGTGCCATCGGCAAATGTTCCTCCTGCTTCCTGGTCGTTGATGGTGTACCCAATGTCCGGTCCTGCATCACGCCGCTGAAGGCAGGGATGCGGATCGAGACACAGCGCGACAAGGGCATCGTCGCTTTGGATGCGGAATAG